A window of the Candidatus Krumholzibacteriia bacterium genome harbors these coding sequences:
- a CDS encoding GNAT family N-acetyltransferase, whose translation MLIRLATPTDAPGCLDIYRPVVESSHSSFETEVPGETVFADRMARFLATHPWLVAEDGGRIAGYAYAAPFKDRTAYQWTAEVSVYIASDARRRGLGRLLYRALFRCMRGQGYINAVGIIAQPNEASVALHESLGFERVAWLPKPGFKLGRWHDVGWWWLALSPAADAPVPPTPLAACREQAERWIAGAP comes from the coding sequence ATGCTCATCCGGCTTGCCACCCCCACCGACGCCCCCGGGTGCCTCGACATCTACCGGCCGGTCGTCGAATCGTCCCATTCCAGCTTTGAGACCGAGGTCCCAGGCGAGACTGTCTTCGCGGATCGAATGGCGCGGTTTCTCGCCACCCATCCCTGGCTGGTGGCCGAAGACGGCGGCCGCATTGCGGGATACGCGTACGCGGCACCGTTCAAGGATCGCACGGCCTACCAGTGGACGGCGGAGGTGTCCGTCTACATCGCAAGTGATGCGAGGCGGCGCGGGCTGGGCCGCTTGCTGTATCGGGCGCTGTTTCGCTGCATGCGCGGGCAGGGTTACATCAACGCGGTGGGAATCATCGCCCAGCCCAACGAGGCAAGCGTGGCGCTGCACGAATCACTGGGCTTCGAGCGCGTTGCGTGGCTGCCAAAGCCAGGCTTCAAGCTGGGACGCTGGCACGACGTGGGCTGGTGGTGGCTCGCGCTGTCCCCCGCCGCCGACGCGCCCGTGCCGCCGACTCCCCTGGCCGCGTGCCGCGAGCAGGCCGAGCGCTGGATCGCCGGCGCGCCGTGA
- a CDS encoding efflux RND transporter permease subunit yields the protein MRFTDIFVRRPVLAIVLNLVILIAGVQSIRSLSVRQYPRSDIAVVRVTTVYVGANADLVRGFITTPLERVIASADGIDYMESASAQGVSTITVHLRLNYDTNAALTQIQAKVAQVRNDLPPESEAPIIELETADSEFAAMYIGFSSEDLDENQITDYLTRVVQPRLSSIAGVQRADILGSRTFAMRVWLKPDMMAARSISPSDVRNALARNNYLSALGTTKGSMVSVNLVANTDLKTVEEFRQLVVKEANGSLVRLGDIADVVLGAENYEQEVRFNGDAATFIGLWVLPTANSLEVIRRVREAIPEIEAQLPAGMKVGIPYDSTRYIEDAIHEVLKTLTETLFIVIVVIFLFLGSVRSMLIPVVAIPLSLVGAVFLMNVAGFTINLLTLLAVVLSVGLVVDDAIVMVENVERHLHMGEDPFHAALFAARELVGPIIAMTITLAAVYTPVAIQGGLTGTLFREFAFTLAGAVIISGVVALTLSPMMGSKMLREGDTNRGFAGFVNGQFDHIRNFYVRRLATVLKYRPAVYTVWVVVALLMVPFYMFSSKELAPTEDQSVIFGIVQAPANATLDQTTLYTPAINRVFESIPEHQATFQITFPTGGFCGMVTVPWSERDKSSEQLQLEASMQLGQIPGVRVIPIVPPALPGGGTFPVDFVIASTAEPEELARFADDFVMKAFQSGMFMYADSDLKFDQPQTEVVFDRDKLRSAGVDLSQAGQDLSTMLSGNYVNRFSIQGRSYKVIPQVKRSERLTAEQIEDIYITGPNGRLVPLSTFATLKTTTQPRDLKRFQQLNAVRIQGAIPPPVPLDKALSMLEAEARKTLPKGYSIDYAGESRQLRKEGSKFLGVFLLSGILIYLVLAAQFESFRDPFVILMGSVPLALAGSLMFSFLGFTTLNIYSQVGLITLVGLVAKNGILIVQFANELQLEGRSKLDAVIEASGTRLRPILMTTAATVAGHMPLVFAAGPGAGSRNSIGIMLVTGMIIGTAFTLFVVPAIYMLIARTRERAVQEEVLANVAAGV from the coding sequence ATGCGCTTTACCGACATCTTCGTGCGGCGGCCGGTGCTGGCCATCGTGCTCAACCTGGTGATCCTGATCGCCGGGGTGCAGTCGATCCGCTCGTTGAGCGTGCGACAGTATCCGCGCAGCGATATCGCCGTGGTGCGCGTGACCACGGTGTACGTGGGCGCCAACGCCGACCTGGTGCGCGGGTTCATAACCACGCCCCTCGAGCGCGTCATCGCCAGCGCGGACGGCATCGACTACATGGAGTCGGCCAGCGCGCAGGGTGTGAGCACCATCACCGTCCACCTGCGTCTCAACTACGACACCAACGCCGCCCTCACCCAGATCCAGGCCAAGGTGGCACAGGTGCGCAACGACCTCCCGCCGGAGTCGGAAGCCCCGATCATCGAGCTGGAGACGGCGGACAGCGAGTTCGCCGCCATGTACATCGGCTTCTCGTCCGAGGATCTCGACGAGAACCAGATCACCGACTATCTCACCCGGGTCGTGCAGCCCCGGTTGTCCTCGATTGCCGGCGTGCAGCGCGCGGATATCCTCGGCAGCCGCACCTTCGCCATGCGCGTCTGGCTCAAGCCGGACATGATGGCGGCGCGCAGCATCTCGCCCTCGGACGTGCGCAACGCGCTCGCGCGCAACAACTACCTCTCGGCGCTGGGCACCACCAAGGGGTCCATGGTGTCGGTGAACCTGGTGGCCAACACCGACCTCAAGACGGTGGAGGAGTTCCGGCAGCTCGTGGTCAAGGAGGCCAACGGCAGCCTGGTACGCCTGGGAGACATCGCGGACGTGGTGCTGGGAGCGGAGAACTACGAGCAGGAGGTCCGCTTCAACGGCGATGCGGCCACGTTTATCGGCCTGTGGGTGCTTCCCACCGCCAACTCGCTGGAAGTCATCCGCCGGGTGCGCGAGGCCATCCCCGAGATCGAGGCGCAGCTGCCCGCGGGCATGAAGGTGGGCATCCCCTACGATTCGACCCGCTACATCGAAGACGCGATCCATGAGGTCCTGAAGACGCTCACCGAGACCCTTTTCATCGTCATCGTGGTCATCTTCCTGTTCCTGGGATCGGTGCGCTCGATGCTCATCCCGGTGGTGGCCATTCCGCTCTCGCTGGTGGGTGCGGTGTTCCTGATGAACGTGGCGGGCTTTACCATCAACCTGCTCACGCTGCTCGCCGTGGTGTTGTCGGTGGGGCTGGTGGTGGACGACGCCATCGTCATGGTGGAGAACGTGGAGCGGCACCTGCACATGGGTGAAGACCCGTTCCACGCCGCGCTGTTCGCCGCGCGCGAGCTGGTGGGTCCCATCATCGCCATGACCATCACGCTGGCGGCGGTGTACACGCCGGTTGCCATCCAGGGTGGGTTGACGGGAACGCTGTTCCGCGAATTCGCCTTCACGCTGGCGGGCGCCGTGATCATATCCGGCGTGGTGGCATTGACGCTTTCGCCCATGATGGGCTCCAAGATGCTGCGCGAGGGCGACACCAACCGCGGCTTCGCCGGTTTCGTCAACGGACAGTTCGACCACATCCGCAACTTCTACGTGCGGCGGCTCGCCACCGTTCTCAAGTACCGGCCGGCGGTGTACACGGTGTGGGTGGTGGTGGCGCTGCTGATGGTTCCGTTCTACATGTTCTCCTCCAAGGAGCTGGCCCCCACCGAGGACCAGTCGGTGATCTTCGGTATCGTGCAGGCCCCCGCCAACGCCACGCTGGATCAGACCACGCTGTACACGCCGGCAATCAACCGCGTGTTCGAGTCGATTCCGGAGCACCAGGCCACCTTCCAGATCACGTTTCCGACCGGCGGCTTCTGCGGCATGGTCACCGTTCCCTGGAGCGAGCGCGACAAGAGCAGCGAGCAGTTGCAGCTCGAGGCGTCCATGCAGCTCGGGCAGATCCCGGGCGTGCGCGTGATCCCCATCGTTCCGCCGGCGCTGCCCGGCGGCGGCACCTTCCCGGTGGACTTCGTGATCGCCTCCACCGCGGAGCCCGAGGAACTGGCCCGGTTCGCCGACGATTTCGTGATGAAGGCCTTTCAGAGCGGGATGTTCATGTACGCGGACTCGGATCTCAAGTTCGACCAGCCGCAGACGGAAGTGGTGTTCGATCGCGACAAGCTGCGCTCCGCGGGCGTCGACCTCAGCCAGGCGGGGCAGGACCTCTCCACCATGCTCAGCGGCAACTACGTGAACCGCTTCAGCATTCAGGGCCGCAGCTACAAGGTGATTCCGCAGGTGAAGCGCAGTGAGCGCCTGACCGCGGAGCAGATCGAGGACATATACATCACCGGCCCCAACGGCAGGCTGGTTCCGCTGTCCACCTTCGCCACCCTCAAGACGACCACCCAGCCCCGCGACCTCAAGCGGTTCCAGCAGTTGAACGCCGTGCGCATCCAGGGCGCCATTCCGCCCCCGGTGCCGCTGGACAAGGCGCTGTCGATGCTCGAGGCCGAAGCGCGCAAGACGCTGCCCAAGGGGTACAGCATCGACTACGCGGGCGAGTCGCGCCAGTTGCGCAAGGAGGGGAGCAAGTTCCTCGGGGTGTTTCTGCTCTCGGGAATTCTCATCTACCTGGTGCTCGCCGCCCAGTTCGAGAGCTTCCGCGACCCGTTCGTGATTCTCATGGGTTCGGTGCCGCTGGCACTCGCGGGTTCACTCATGTTCTCGTTCCTCGGCTTCACCACCCTGAACATCTACAGCCAGGTCGGCCTGATCACCCTGGTGGGACTGGTCGCCAAGAACGGGATCCTGATTGTCCAGTTCGCCAACGAGCTGCAGTTGGAGGGGCGGTCCAAGCTGGACGCGGTCATCGAGGCCTCGGGCACGCGCCTGCGGCCCATTCTGATGACCACCGCGGCAACGGTGGCGGGGCACATGCCGCTGGTGTTTGCGGCCGGGCCCGGCGCCGGATCCCGCAACAGCATCGGTATCATGCTGGTCACCGGCATGATCATCGGCACGGCCTTCACCCTGTTCGTGGTGCCGGCCATCTACATGCTGATTGCGCGCACGCGCGAGCGGGCGGTGCAGGAAGAGGTGCTGGCCAACGTCGCGGCCGGCGTCTAG
- a CDS encoding AMP-binding protein, with amino-acid sequence MNAFRSELTPVQFLERSGTVHAERIAVVDGGVRHTWREFRSRARRLASALRAGGLEKGDRVAFLSFNAEPLLLAHFAVPMAGGVLVAINARWSAEDVAYVVEHAGATRLFVAAALEPLAARVAPRVRRIGTGVELESLIASGEDAPLESWLADESGPISINYSSGTTGRPKGVVYHHRGAYLDALAVALEHGMSYESVYAWTLPMYHCNGWTFPWALAAVGARSVCFPRVESAALWGLLENGVTHFCAAPTVLIMLANDPGARRLERPVRAIIGGAPPSPALIARLGELNFRLDHTYGLTETYGPFAINIPPPSSSAKPFDEQARIIARQGFPNVCAGEMRVVDPAMNDVPRDGRTMGEVVMRGNVVMSGYHRDPDATARAFEGGWLHTGDLAVWHEDGAVELRDRIKDVIISGGENISTIEVEQALASHPAVLECAVVAVPDETWGEVPRAFVTLREGAGATAAELISHCRTHLAHFKVPRTVVFGPLPKTSTGKIQKFVLREGAWKGREKRIN; translated from the coding sequence GTGAACGCATTTCGCAGCGAGTTGACTCCGGTCCAGTTTCTCGAACGTTCTGGTACCGTGCACGCGGAGCGGATCGCCGTCGTCGACGGCGGAGTCCGTCACACGTGGCGCGAGTTCCGTTCGCGCGCGCGGCGGCTGGCGTCGGCGCTGCGCGCCGGCGGCCTCGAGAAGGGCGACCGGGTGGCCTTCCTCTCCTTTAACGCCGAGCCGCTCTTGCTCGCGCATTTTGCGGTGCCCATGGCGGGCGGCGTGCTGGTGGCGATCAATGCGCGCTGGTCCGCCGAGGACGTGGCGTACGTGGTGGAGCACGCGGGCGCGACGCGCCTGTTCGTGGCCGCGGCGCTCGAGCCGCTCGCCGCGCGGGTGGCGCCGCGCGTGCGCCGCATCGGCACCGGCGTTGAACTCGAGTCACTCATCGCGTCCGGTGAGGATGCACCACTCGAGTCATGGCTCGCCGACGAATCCGGGCCCATCTCCATCAATTACTCGTCGGGAACCACCGGGCGCCCCAAGGGCGTGGTGTACCACCACCGCGGCGCGTATCTCGACGCGCTCGCGGTGGCACTGGAACACGGCATGTCGTACGAGAGCGTCTACGCGTGGACGCTCCCCATGTACCACTGCAACGGCTGGACATTTCCCTGGGCGCTGGCGGCGGTGGGAGCGCGCAGCGTGTGCTTTCCGCGCGTGGAATCCGCCGCGCTGTGGGGGCTACTGGAGAATGGGGTCACGCACTTCTGCGCCGCGCCCACGGTGCTCATCATGCTGGCAAACGACCCCGGGGCGCGTCGGTTGGAAAGACCGGTGCGCGCCATCATCGGCGGCGCGCCGCCCTCGCCCGCGCTGATCGCCCGCCTGGGTGAGCTGAATTTCAGGCTCGATCACACCTACGGGCTCACCGAAACCTACGGCCCCTTCGCCATCAACATTCCGCCGCCGTCGTCGTCGGCGAAGCCGTTCGACGAACAGGCGCGCATCATCGCGCGGCAGGGTTTTCCCAACGTGTGCGCGGGGGAGATGCGCGTGGTGGACCCGGCCATGAACGACGTCCCGCGCGACGGGCGCACCATGGGTGAGGTGGTGATGCGCGGCAACGTGGTCATGAGCGGATACCACCGCGACCCCGATGCAACGGCACGCGCCTTCGAGGGCGGCTGGCTGCACACGGGTGATCTTGCCGTGTGGCACGAGGACGGCGCCGTCGAACTGCGCGACCGCATAAAGGATGTCATCATCTCGGGTGGCGAGAACATCAGCACCATCGAGGTGGAACAGGCGCTGGCCAGCCACCCCGCCGTGCTCGAGTGCGCGGTGGTCGCCGTCCCCGATGAGACCTGGGGCGAGGTGCCGCGGGCGTTCGTCACCCTGCGCGAAGGCGCAGGCGCGACCGCCGCCGAACTCATCTCCCACTGCCGCACCCATCTGGCCCACTTCAAGGTTCCCAGAACCGTGGTATTCGGCCCCCTGCCAAAGACCTCCACCGGGAAGATCCAGAAGTTCGTCCTGCGGGAAGGCGCCTGGAAAGGCCGGGAAAAGCGGATCAACTAG
- a CDS encoding DUF2892 domain-containing protein — translation MKKNMGAADRIIRTLIAIVIGVLFFKGVIAGVLGVILGILAIIFLATSLVGWCPLYLPLGLSTCKAAPAKSK, via the coding sequence GTGAAGAAGAACATGGGTGCCGCAGACCGTATCATCCGCACGCTGATCGCAATCGTGATCGGCGTGTTGTTTTTCAAGGGCGTGATCGCGGGCGTGCTCGGGGTCATCCTGGGAATCCTGGCCATCATCTTCCTGGCGACAAGCCTGGTGGGCTGGTGTCCGCTCTACCTGCCGTTGGGTCTCTCGACGTGCAAGGCGGCGCCGGCGAAGAGCAAGTAG
- a CDS encoding ABC transporter ATP-binding protein has product MLSTRGLTKIYPGPVTALNGVDLDVAPGMFGLLGPNGAGKSTFMKILAGLLEPTSGTVTLDGKDTLADPEWLWPRLGYLPQEFGFYPHLSGEAMLAHLLALKGVDAPGGRKKLVADLLERVNLSFAAKRAVKGYSGGMRQRLGIAQAIAGNPRLIIVDEPTAGLDPEERIRFYHLLSELAADRIVLLSTHIVEDVAVLCPRFAVIRQGRLIALTTPTEARAAIGGHIYEGTVDPAGLPRLRQERTVTQALLMEGRNRARIYEPSGHPPAGFTSVPVTLEDAYLVLMRLGSLPGREPLAAAAAGER; this is encoded by the coding sequence GTGCTAAGCACGCGCGGTCTCACCAAGATCTATCCCGGTCCGGTAACGGCTCTCAATGGCGTCGACCTCGACGTTGCGCCCGGCATGTTCGGCCTGCTGGGGCCCAACGGCGCCGGCAAATCGACCTTCATGAAGATCCTGGCGGGTCTGCTGGAGCCCACCTCCGGCACGGTGACCCTGGACGGCAAGGACACGCTCGCCGATCCCGAGTGGTTGTGGCCGCGGCTGGGCTACCTGCCGCAGGAGTTCGGCTTCTACCCGCACCTCTCCGGCGAGGCGATGCTCGCGCACCTGCTGGCACTCAAGGGTGTGGATGCGCCGGGCGGGCGCAAGAAGCTGGTGGCCGATCTGCTGGAACGCGTGAATCTGTCCTTCGCCGCGAAGCGCGCGGTCAAGGGCTACTCGGGCGGCATGCGCCAGCGCCTGGGCATCGCCCAGGCCATCGCGGGCAACCCGCGCCTGATCATCGTGGATGAACCCACCGCCGGTCTCGACCCCGAGGAGCGCATCCGTTTCTATCACCTGCTGAGCGAGCTGGCCGCGGACCGCATCGTGCTCCTTTCCACGCACATCGTGGAGGACGTGGCGGTGTTGTGCCCGCGCTTCGCCGTGATCCGCCAGGGCAGGCTGATCGCGCTGACCACGCCCACCGAGGCACGCGCGGCCATCGGTGGTCACATCTACGAGGGAACCGTCGACCCGGCCGGCCTGCCGCGGCTGCGCCAGGAACGGACGGTCACGCAGGCGCTGCTGATGGAGGGGCGCAACCGCGCGCGAATCTATGAACCCTCCGGCCATCCCCCCGCGGGCTTCACGAGCGTGCCGGTCACCCTGGAGGACGCCTACCTCGTGCTCATGCGACTGGGATCGCTGCCCGGTCGCGAGCCGCTGGCTGCGGCAGCCGCGGGTGAGCGATGA
- a CDS encoding M1 family aminopeptidase, whose protein sequence is MSIARLRAAFSVEFWNSFRRPLFIALALMLALTAFGLSSGKMSISSGDSTVGGTKAWITSEFAQTQTTAFLVLLYYAFFVAAAAGLSLLRDRETRVDVLLHSTPMTPGEYVWGRFFAVAGSFTVLLCFQAGADAFFNHAVPNANLNEIRGPFLFRSYFLPVLSMGIPFVVFFAGVSMWVGERSRNAVLVFVLPVAMLMISGFFLWTWSPSWLSWRVNQILQVIEPTGYRWLNETYLKVDRGVEYYNHAHVPYVGLFWLNRLWLLGMGVVGVLMTRRSVAASMRGAVVAKPRRWRWRRKSGPIAAAIPAPAPEDASLAGMGMTSGVPSFVASVRRVARTELHELLRQAGLYIFFPLILIQCLGNVLVAVGAFDTPLLLTPGMTAVAAANQLVTFVCFLLMFYTVESLEREKATGFAPILFASPLRTTAFLTGKALANSVIAVAILVAAFIACAIALLIQHTVPLSLSPYLLVWGLLLLPTFLAWTAFVTASYAAVGNRYAAYAISFGLLAFSGYKAMTGGMSWAGNWPLWDALRWSDLGAFELDRSALILNRVMVLGFGVLFTVLAVRLFGRRGGDAVQTMHRLSPRRLARSGVRLLPFAAVPLTACGVLIFMVHSGLEGGVARKDAKEYWAKNLKTWFDVPLPDIARADIDVKVDPAKHWIASRGTFTLVNPFDDPLSQIPLTTGLFWENVTWTMNGEDYTPEDNRYLVVFTPSRPLASGDSVVVGWSFEGKFPGGVTKNGGNASEFILPAGVVLTGFSPSFAPVLGFQEEVGETEKNRTEPRRYPRDYWKGITRGGYGATAWFPARISVTGPQEYTLNSVGVCTSNTVEDGWRTQVWETDHPAKILNIVCGRWEEKRGREGTVVYYNDKHLYNVDEMVATLDAARHWYSEWFLPYPWQELKLSEFPGLAGYAQGFGTNITFSENIGFLTRNTDKTDATFLVTAHETAHQWWGNILTPANGPNGDFLSEGTSHFSTLLLFEQVKGPHGRMEFAKGIEDRYNNRRRPNDERPMYDVDGKRRSDTTVIYDRGGWVFWMVYDYLGHERALEGYRNFFQTWSASRDHPALQDFVAAMRPYAADPDAYDAFTRQWFEDKVVPQYAVHDAKKQADGDGYVVTLTLENTGTGTMPVEVAATKGERWQKPDADADDAVYTQREDYRDARTTVTIGSGESREVTIRCDFEPEKIVVDPDVRILQLKRKQAVASL, encoded by the coding sequence ATGAGCATCGCACGCCTCCGCGCCGCATTCAGTGTCGAGTTCTGGAATTCTTTCCGGCGTCCGCTGTTCATCGCGCTGGCGCTGATGCTGGCGCTCACCGCCTTCGGGCTGTCCAGCGGCAAGATGTCCATTTCCTCCGGCGACAGCACCGTGGGTGGCACCAAGGCGTGGATCACCTCGGAGTTCGCGCAGACCCAGACCACCGCGTTCCTGGTGCTGCTCTACTACGCGTTCTTCGTTGCGGCGGCCGCGGGTTTGTCGTTGTTGCGCGACCGCGAGACGCGGGTGGACGTGCTGCTGCACTCCACCCCCATGACACCCGGCGAGTATGTGTGGGGGCGGTTCTTCGCGGTGGCAGGCAGTTTCACGGTGTTGCTGTGCTTCCAGGCCGGGGCGGACGCGTTCTTCAACCACGCCGTCCCCAACGCCAACCTCAACGAGATCCGCGGACCCTTCTTATTCCGCAGCTATTTTCTGCCCGTGCTGAGCATGGGCATTCCGTTCGTCGTGTTCTTTGCCGGCGTGTCGATGTGGGTGGGCGAGCGCTCGCGCAATGCGGTGCTGGTGTTCGTGCTGCCGGTGGCGATGCTGATGATCAGCGGGTTCTTCCTGTGGACGTGGTCGCCGTCGTGGCTTTCGTGGCGGGTAAACCAGATTCTGCAGGTGATCGAACCCACCGGGTACCGCTGGCTCAATGAGACCTACCTCAAGGTGGATCGCGGCGTGGAGTACTACAACCACGCGCACGTTCCGTACGTGGGGTTGTTCTGGCTGAACCGCCTGTGGCTGCTGGGAATGGGCGTGGTGGGCGTGTTGATGACGCGGCGATCGGTGGCCGCGTCCATGCGCGGGGCCGTGGTGGCAAAGCCGCGGCGCTGGCGCTGGCGCCGCAAGTCCGGGCCGATTGCGGCCGCGATCCCCGCGCCGGCGCCCGAGGATGCGTCGCTGGCCGGCATGGGCATGACCAGCGGTGTGCCTTCGTTCGTGGCAAGCGTGCGCCGGGTGGCGCGCACCGAACTGCACGAACTGCTGCGCCAGGCGGGCCTGTACATCTTCTTTCCGCTCATTCTCATCCAGTGCCTGGGCAACGTGCTGGTGGCGGTGGGCGCATTCGACACGCCGTTGCTGCTGACGCCGGGGATGACGGCGGTGGCCGCCGCCAACCAGCTGGTGACCTTCGTGTGCTTCCTGCTCATGTTCTACACGGTGGAATCGCTGGAACGCGAGAAGGCCACCGGCTTCGCCCCCATTCTGTTTGCCTCGCCGCTGCGCACCACCGCGTTCTTGACCGGCAAGGCGCTGGCCAACAGTGTCATCGCCGTGGCCATCCTGGTCGCCGCGTTCATCGCGTGCGCCATCGCGCTCCTGATCCAGCATACCGTGCCGCTGTCGCTCTCCCCCTACCTGCTGGTGTGGGGACTGCTGCTGCTCCCCACCTTCCTCGCGTGGACGGCCTTCGTGACCGCGTCGTACGCCGCGGTGGGGAATCGCTACGCGGCGTATGCGATTTCGTTCGGGCTGCTCGCCTTCAGCGGGTACAAGGCCATGACCGGGGGCATGAGCTGGGCGGGCAACTGGCCGCTGTGGGATGCGTTGCGCTGGAGCGACCTCGGCGCCTTCGAATTGGATCGCAGCGCGCTCATTCTGAACCGCGTCATGGTGCTCGGCTTCGGCGTGCTGTTCACGGTGCTGGCGGTGCGACTGTTCGGCCGGCGCGGGGGCGACGCGGTGCAGACCATGCACCGGCTCTCGCCACGCCGGCTCGCGCGATCGGGCGTGCGCCTGTTGCCATTTGCCGCGGTTCCGTTGACGGCGTGTGGGGTGCTGATCTTCATGGTGCACAGCGGGCTCGAGGGCGGCGTGGCCAGGAAGGACGCAAAGGAGTACTGGGCGAAGAATCTCAAGACCTGGTTCGACGTGCCGCTGCCGGACATCGCGCGCGCCGACATCGACGTCAAGGTGGATCCCGCGAAGCACTGGATCGCCAGCAGGGGCACCTTCACGCTGGTCAACCCGTTCGATGACCCGCTGAGCCAGATTCCGCTCACCACCGGGCTGTTCTGGGAGAACGTGACCTGGACCATGAACGGCGAGGACTACACGCCGGAGGACAACCGCTACCTCGTGGTGTTCACGCCGTCCCGCCCGCTGGCCAGCGGTGACAGCGTGGTCGTCGGATGGTCGTTCGAGGGGAAGTTCCCCGGCGGCGTCACGAAGAACGGCGGCAATGCCAGCGAGTTCATCCTGCCCGCGGGCGTGGTACTCACCGGTTTCAGCCCCAGCTTTGCGCCCGTGCTGGGCTTTCAGGAAGAGGTGGGAGAAACCGAGAAGAACCGCACCGAGCCGCGCCGCTACCCGCGCGACTACTGGAAGGGCATCACCCGTGGCGGTTACGGCGCTACCGCGTGGTTCCCCGCACGCATCAGCGTCACCGGACCGCAGGAGTACACACTCAACTCGGTGGGCGTTTGCACCAGCAACACGGTTGAGGACGGCTGGCGCACCCAGGTGTGGGAAACCGACCACCCCGCCAAGATCCTCAACATCGTGTGCGGGCGCTGGGAGGAGAAGCGTGGCCGCGAGGGGACCGTGGTCTATTACAACGACAAGCACCTGTACAACGTGGACGAAATGGTGGCCACGCTGGACGCGGCCCGCCACTGGTATTCGGAGTGGTTCCTGCCCTACCCGTGGCAGGAACTGAAGCTGTCCGAGTTCCCGGGGCTCGCGGGGTACGCGCAGGGATTTGGCACCAACATCACCTTCAGCGAGAACATCGGTTTCCTCACCCGGAACACCGACAAGACCGACGCCACCTTCCTGGTGACGGCGCACGAAACCGCGCACCAGTGGTGGGGCAACATTCTTACCCCGGCCAACGGGCCCAACGGGGACTTCCTCAGCGAGGGCACGTCGCATTTTTCGACGCTGCTGCTCTTCGAACAGGTGAAGGGGCCGCACGGCCGCATGGAGTTTGCCAAGGGCATCGAAGACCGCTACAACAACCGCCGCCGACCCAACGACGAACGCCCAATGTACGACGTGGACGGCAAGCGCCGTTCGGACACCACCGTCATCTACGACCGCGGTGGGTGGGTGTTCTGGATGGTGTACGACTATCTGGGCCACGAGCGCGCGCTCGAGGGCTATCGCAATTTCTTCCAGACGTGGAGTGCCAGCCGCGATCACCCGGCGTTGCAGGACTTCGTGGCGGCCATGCGTCCCTATGCCGCGGACCCGGACGCGTACGACGCGTTCACCAGGCAGTGGTTCGAGGACAAGGTGGTTCCGCAGTACGCCGTCCACGACGCGAAGAAACAGGCGGACGGCGACGGCTACGTGGTGACGCTCACGCTGGAGAACACCGGCACCGGCACCATGCCGGTGGAGGTGGCGGCCACAAAGGGCGAGCGCTGGCAGAAGCCGGACGCGGATGCCGACGACGCGGTCTACACCCAGCGCGAAGACTATCGCGACGCGCGCACCACGGTCACCATCGGCAGTGGGGAGTCACGCGAGGTTACCATTCGCTGCGACTTCGAGCCGGAAAAGATCGTCGTGGACCCGGATGTCCGCATTCTTCAGCTGAAGAGAAAGCAGGCGGTGGCGTCTCTGTGA